Proteins from one Deinococcus actinosclerus genomic window:
- a CDS encoding ABC transporter substrate-binding protein: protein MTRNALLTLLTLTLTTTAAAQDAQTVRLGFFPNLTHAPALVGLERGTFQKALGKVKLDAKEFVSGTTLTEAFAAGQIDIAYVGPGPAINAAGRGMPVQFLAGASEAGAVLVARKDSGIKSYKDLAGKIIAVPSLGNTQDISLRHILNENSLKSKTDGGNVTITPVAPVDVLAAFAAKRVDATLVPEPWGAALEAQGHKVIGTEKTVWRDGKYPTTVVIVNTKFAQANPQLVAAFLKAHSEAVAFINKSPVGAQTAVNAQLLKLTGAKLDPRVLQRAFARTRFTTSLDLAALTEYAKLNVEAGYARSAPDLAPFIRK, encoded by the coding sequence ATGACCCGAAACGCACTGCTGACCCTGCTCACCCTGACCCTCACGACCACCGCCGCCGCCCAGGACGCCCAGACCGTCCGGCTGGGCTTCTTCCCGAACCTCACGCACGCCCCCGCCCTGGTGGGCCTGGAGCGCGGCACCTTCCAGAAAGCGCTCGGCAAGGTGAAACTGGACGCGAAGGAATTCGTGTCTGGCACCACCCTGACCGAGGCCTTCGCCGCCGGGCAGATCGACATCGCCTACGTGGGCCCGGGCCCGGCCATCAACGCCGCCGGGCGCGGCATGCCCGTGCAGTTCCTGGCCGGCGCCAGCGAGGCCGGCGCGGTGCTCGTCGCGCGCAAGGACAGCGGCATCAAGTCGTATAAGGACCTGGCCGGGAAGATCATCGCGGTGCCCAGCCTGGGCAACACCCAGGACATCAGCCTGCGCCACATCCTGAACGAGAACAGCCTGAAGTCCAAGACGGACGGCGGGAACGTGACCATCACGCCGGTCGCGCCGGTCGACGTGCTGGCCGCCTTCGCCGCCAAGCGCGTGGACGCCACGCTGGTGCCCGAACCCTGGGGCGCGGCCCTCGAGGCGCAGGGCCACAAGGTCATCGGGACCGAGAAGACCGTCTGGCGCGACGGGAAGTACCCCACGACCGTCGTGATCGTGAACACGAAGTTCGCGCAGGCCAACCCGCAGCTCGTCGCGGCGTTCCTCAAGGCGCACAGCGAGGCGGTGGCGTTCATCAACAAGAGCCCGGTGGGCGCCCAGACGGCCGTGAACGCGCAGCTGCTCAAACTCACGGGCGCGAAACTCGACCCGCGCGTGCTTCAGCGGGCCTTTGCCCGGACGCGCTTCACGACCAGCCTCGACCTGGCCGCGCTGACCGAGTACGCCAAGCTGAACGTGGAAGCCGGGTACGCCCGCAGCGCGCCGGACCTCGCGCCGTTCATCCGCAAGTGA
- the ppgK gene encoding polyphosphate--glucose phosphotransferase, whose protein sequence is MSVILGIDIGGSGIKGAPVDTRTGRLTAERHRIPTPDGAAPADVKQVVAQLVEHFGLPGPVGVTFPGIVQRGHTLSAANVHPDWVGLNADALFTEATGHEVHLINDADAAGLAEARFGAGQGETGSVLVLTFGTGIGSALVHGGVLVPNTELGHLWLRDKHAETWASDRARERDDLNWKQWSKRASTYLQHLELLFSPELFIIGGGVSKKADKWREHLKAERTRVVPARLLNEAGIIGAAMMAAGRDPALNAELDEPAAPSATPTRKPRN, encoded by the coding sequence ATGAGCGTGATCCTGGGCATCGACATCGGCGGGAGTGGCATCAAGGGCGCGCCCGTGGACACCCGCACCGGCCGGCTCACCGCCGAACGCCACCGCATCCCCACCCCGGACGGGGCCGCGCCGGCGGACGTGAAACAGGTCGTGGCGCAGCTCGTCGAGCACTTCGGCCTGCCGGGTCCGGTCGGCGTGACCTTTCCCGGCATCGTTCAGCGCGGCCACACCCTCTCGGCCGCGAACGTCCACCCGGACTGGGTCGGCCTGAACGCCGACGCGCTGTTCACCGAGGCCACCGGGCACGAGGTTCACCTGATCAACGACGCCGACGCCGCCGGACTCGCCGAGGCCCGCTTCGGCGCCGGGCAGGGCGAGACGGGCAGCGTCCTCGTACTGACCTTCGGCACCGGGATCGGCAGCGCCCTGGTGCATGGCGGCGTCCTAGTGCCGAACACCGAGCTGGGCCACCTGTGGCTGCGCGACAAGCACGCCGAGACCTGGGCGTCCGACCGCGCCCGCGAACGCGACGACCTGAACTGGAAACAGTGGAGCAAGCGCGCCAGCACGTACCTGCAGCACCTGGAACTGCTGTTCAGCCCGGAACTGTTCATCATCGGCGGCGGCGTCAGCAAGAAGGCCGACAAGTGGCGCGAGCACCTCAAGGCCGAGCGCACCCGCGTCGTGCCCGCACGGCTGCTGAACGAGGCCGGGATCATCGGGGCCGCCATGATGGCCGCCGGCCGCGACCCGGCCCTGAACGCCGAACTGGACGAACCAGCTGCCCCCAGCGCCACACCCACCCGCAAGCCCAGGAACTGA
- the cysC gene encoding adenylyl-sulfate kinase, giving the protein MTAVAEQQAVGTGRVVWLTGLSGAGKSTLASALYAELLARGVAAELLDGDAVRENLSKGLGFSKADRDTNVRRIGFVAGLLAKHGVTVLVSAISPYADTRREVLSGLPNALEVFVDAPLDVVTARDVKGLYLKAIAGEIPHFTGVSDPYEAPEHPDLHLRTDRISVEEGVGQLLEALKL; this is encoded by the coding sequence GTGACCGCCGTGGCCGAGCAGCAGGCCGTCGGGACGGGCCGCGTGGTGTGGCTGACCGGCCTGAGCGGCGCGGGCAAGAGCACCCTGGCGAGCGCCCTGTACGCGGAACTCCTGGCGCGCGGCGTGGCCGCCGAACTGCTCGACGGCGACGCGGTGCGCGAGAACCTCAGCAAGGGCCTGGGCTTCTCGAAGGCCGACCGGGACACGAACGTGCGCCGCATCGGCTTCGTGGCGGGCCTGCTCGCCAAACACGGCGTGACGGTCCTCGTCAGCGCGATCAGCCCCTACGCCGACACCCGCCGCGAGGTGCTTTCCGGTCTGCCGAACGCGCTGGAAGTCTTCGTGGACGCCCCGCTGGACGTCGTGACCGCGCGGGACGTGAAGGGCCTGTACCTCAAGGCCATCGCCGGGGAGATCCCGCACTTCACCGGGGTCAGCGACCCCTACGAGGCCCCCGAGCACCCGGACTTGCACCTGCGCACCGACCGCATCAGCGTCGAGGAGGGCGTGGGGCAGCTGCTGGAGGCGCTGAAGCTATGA
- a CDS encoding phosphoadenylyl-sulfate reductase, translating to MTATSPRPDFTPASDPLDVIRWTLEAHGDVLMPSAFNLNGVVLLDLAVKAGYRGEVVFVDTGYHFPETLATRDRLAARYPELTFVTLNDGASPEDGQTDPALYASDPDACCAVRKVAPLQAYLRQKAPSALLNARSRDQASTRADIPFVEDGARVKVNPLAHWTREMLETYAREQDLPVNPLYYDGFLSVGCWTCTRAVRPGEDARAGRWAGKGKTECGLWAGENRL from the coding sequence ATGACCGCCACCTCGCCCCGACCCGACTTCACGCCGGCCAGCGACCCGCTGGACGTGATCCGCTGGACGCTGGAGGCACACGGTGACGTGCTGATGCCCAGCGCGTTCAACCTGAACGGCGTGGTGCTACTCGATCTGGCCGTGAAGGCCGGGTACCGGGGCGAGGTGGTGTTCGTGGACACCGGATATCACTTCCCCGAGACGCTGGCGACCCGCGACCGGCTGGCCGCACGTTACCCGGAGCTGACGTTCGTGACCCTGAACGACGGCGCGAGTCCCGAGGACGGGCAGACCGACCCGGCGCTGTATGCCAGCGACCCGGACGCCTGCTGCGCGGTGCGGAAGGTCGCGCCCCTCCAGGCGTACCTGCGCCAGAAGGCCCCGTCGGCGCTGCTGAACGCCCGCAGCCGCGATCAGGCGAGCACCCGCGCGGACATTCCGTTCGTGGAGGACGGCGCGCGCGTGAAGGTGAACCCGCTGGCCCACTGGACGCGCGAGATGCTGGAAACCTACGCGCGGGAGCAGGACCTGCCGGTGAACCCGCTGTACTACGACGGCTTCCTGAGCGTGGGCTGCTGGACCTGCACGCGCGCCGTGCGTCCCGGTGAGGACGCCCGCGCGGGCCGCTGGGCCGGGAAGGGCAAGACCGAGTGCGGCCTGTGGGCCGGGGAGAACAGGCTGTGA
- a CDS encoding ABC transporter permease → MTALSPDIQPTRAARGPGRWQTLVTQLVGLLVILGAWWLITDVLKLYPPYVFPGPKAVWTEISYGLWGTGPQDGKLLSAIGGSLRRVLTGYVIAVLLGTAVGLLMGAWRPLRTTLGAYLTGIQSVPSIAFVPFAILFLGLNERAVLFVVILEGFIPVALAVSGALLNVPPALRVAGRTLGASSLSLIVRVLLPASVPSILTGLRTAWSFAWRALVGGELLIAGAASLGEQLEVGRNTANVALVLATIIIIGVIGGLFDSLLRAAEGRVRRDYGLEVPQ, encoded by the coding sequence ATGACCGCCCTCTCCCCTGACATTCAACCCACCCGCGCCGCGCGGGGCCCGGGCCGCTGGCAGACCCTGGTCACACAGCTCGTGGGCCTGCTGGTCATCCTGGGCGCGTGGTGGCTGATCACCGACGTGCTCAAGCTGTACCCGCCGTACGTGTTTCCCGGTCCGAAGGCCGTGTGGACCGAGATCAGCTACGGCCTGTGGGGCACCGGCCCGCAGGACGGCAAGCTGCTCTCGGCCATCGGCGGGAGTCTGCGCCGCGTCCTGACCGGGTACGTGATCGCCGTGCTGCTGGGAACGGCAGTGGGCCTGCTGATGGGCGCGTGGCGGCCGCTGCGGACCACGCTGGGCGCGTACCTGACCGGCATCCAGAGCGTCCCCAGCATCGCGTTCGTGCCGTTCGCGATCCTGTTCCTGGGCCTGAACGAACGCGCCGTGCTGTTCGTGGTCATCCTGGAAGGCTTCATCCCGGTGGCGCTGGCGGTGTCCGGCGCGCTGCTGAACGTCCCCCCGGCGCTGCGCGTGGCGGGCCGCACCCTGGGGGCCAGCTCGCTGAGCCTGATCGTGCGCGTACTGCTGCCCGCCAGCGTGCCCAGCATCCTGACCGGGCTGCGCACCGCCTGGAGCTTCGCGTGGCGCGCCCTGGTCGGCGGGGAACTCCTGATCGCCGGGGCGGCCAGCCTGGGCGAGCAGCTGGAGGTCGGGCGGAACACCGCGAACGTGGCGCTGGTCCTGGCGACGATCATCATCATCGGCGTGATCGGCGGGCTGTTCGACTCGCTGCTGCGCGCCGCCGAGGGCCGCGTCCGGCGTGACTACGGCCTGGAGGTGCCACAATGA
- a CDS encoding ATP cone domain-containing protein encodes MLARTLEDAGLSGKDAYATASVVDVRLRQQGVTSLSAEEIDNRTEAALAERYGEHLRLTYRYLRHNRGKLGVLGEGSSVPSPFSKGILVQSMLAAGVTPDVARKVARVTQRDLRGRDDRVIPRHEIRQKVEALLRDEVGPDVSARYRLLRVIRRPPRPVIVLLGGVSGTGKSFLAAEIAYRLGIARVVSTDSIREVMRAMVSPALLPTLHASTFNAWEALLPPGAPRPEHPDRPSLIAGFRDQVQQVSVGLSAVVQRSVQEGSSLVLEGVHLVPGYIRADSYAGAIVVPLLVTLPDADEHRRHFESRDTETAASRPLHRYMGYFREIRAMQDELEALAHQYDVPLLDGLTLDESAEQAVDMVLRRVLIALTGEERRALLGEDHADLTFGGS; translated from the coding sequence GTGCTGGCCCGCACGCTGGAGGACGCGGGCCTGTCGGGCAAGGACGCCTACGCGACGGCGAGCGTCGTGGACGTGCGGCTGCGCCAGCAGGGCGTGACCAGCCTGAGCGCCGAGGAGATCGACAACCGCACCGAGGCCGCGCTGGCCGAACGCTACGGCGAGCACCTGCGCCTGACCTACCGCTACCTGCGGCACAACCGCGGGAAGCTGGGCGTGCTGGGCGAGGGCAGCAGCGTGCCCAGCCCGTTCAGCAAGGGCATCCTGGTGCAGAGCATGCTCGCGGCAGGCGTCACGCCGGACGTGGCGCGCAAGGTGGCCCGCGTGACCCAGCGGGACCTGCGGGGCCGTGACGACCGCGTGATTCCCCGGCACGAGATCCGCCAGAAGGTCGAGGCGCTGCTGCGCGACGAGGTCGGCCCGGACGTCAGTGCGCGGTACCGCCTGCTGCGCGTGATCCGCCGCCCGCCGCGCCCGGTGATCGTGCTGCTGGGTGGCGTGAGCGGCACCGGCAAGAGCTTCCTGGCCGCCGAGATCGCCTACCGCCTGGGCATCGCGCGGGTCGTCAGCACCGATTCCATCCGGGAGGTCATGCGCGCCATGGTCTCCCCCGCGCTGCTGCCCACGCTGCACGCCAGCACCTTCAACGCCTGGGAGGCGCTGCTGCCCCCCGGCGCGCCCCGCCCCGAGCATCCGGACCGGCCCTCGCTGATCGCGGGCTTCCGGGATCAGGTGCAGCAGGTCAGCGTGGGCCTGAGCGCCGTCGTGCAGCGCAGCGTGCAGGAGGGCAGCAGTCTGGTCCTGGAGGGCGTGCACCTGGTCCCCGGGTACATCCGCGCGGACTCGTACGCGGGCGCGATCGTGGTGCCGCTGCTGGTCACGCTGCCCGACGCGGACGAGCACCGCCGCCACTTCGAGAGCCGCGACACGGAAACCGCCGCCAGCCGCCCCCTGCACCGCTACATGGGCTACTTCCGCGAGATCCGCGCCATGCAGGACGAACTCGAGGCCCTGGCCCACCAGTACGACGTGCCGCTGCTCGACGGCCTGACGCTGGACGAGAGCGCCGAGCAGGCGGTGGACATGGTGCTGCGGCGCGTGCTGATCGCCCTGACCGGCGAGGAACGCCGCGCGCTGCTGGGCGAGGACCACGCGGACCTGACCTTCGGCGGCAGCTGA
- the sat gene encoding sulfate adenylyltransferase: MTILLPTTSTLPSPLGGTLVNGMRRAGHDFDPAELAALPRLNISERTLADLEMLATGAYSPLTGFVNEADYLSVIERLRLADGTPWSIPITLPVSAEHAGLRGRVVLSFEGQDVGWVDVQEAYAARKAWEAREVYRTEDGTHPGVAALYAQGDVNLAGPVALFEVPRGYFPRHHRTPAEVREVIEARGWRSAVAFQTRNPIHRAHEYLQKVALELVDGLLLHPLVGTTKGDDVPAATRVQAYEVLLEGYYPQARTLLSVYPAAMRYAGPREAILHALSRRNYGVTHFIVGRDHAGVGSYYGTYDAQEIFSAYTPEELGVQILKFEHTFYCNSCGQLVSPRTCPHDSSHHLVLSGTKVREKLRAGENLPAEFTRPEVAEVLRAAYTQPV, encoded by the coding sequence ATGACGATCCTGCTCCCCACCACCTCCACCCTCCCCAGCCCCCTCGGCGGCACCCTCGTGAACGGCATGCGCCGCGCCGGACACGACTTCGACCCGGCGGAACTCGCCGCGCTGCCGCGCCTAAACATCAGCGAGCGCACCCTGGCCGACCTGGAGATGCTCGCCACCGGCGCGTACTCCCCCCTGACCGGCTTCGTGAACGAGGCGGACTACCTCTCGGTCATCGAGCGGCTGCGCCTCGCGGACGGCACGCCCTGGAGCATCCCGATCACGCTGCCCGTGAGCGCCGAGCACGCCGGGCTGCGCGGGCGCGTGGTGCTGAGCTTCGAGGGTCAGGACGTGGGCTGGGTGGACGTGCAGGAGGCCTACGCGGCCCGCAAGGCCTGGGAGGCGCGCGAGGTGTACCGCACCGAGGACGGGACGCACCCCGGCGTGGCCGCGCTGTACGCGCAGGGTGACGTCAACCTGGCCGGGCCGGTCGCGCTGTTCGAGGTGCCCCGCGGCTACTTCCCCCGTCACCACCGCACGCCCGCCGAGGTGCGCGAGGTGATCGAGGCGCGCGGCTGGCGCTCTGCGGTGGCGTTCCAGACCCGCAACCCCATCCACCGCGCGCACGAGTACCTGCAGAAGGTGGCGCTGGAACTCGTGGACGGGCTGCTGCTGCACCCGCTAGTCGGCACCACCAAGGGCGACGACGTGCCCGCCGCCACCCGCGTGCAGGCGTACGAGGTGCTGCTGGAGGGCTACTACCCGCAGGCCCGCACGCTGCTCAGCGTGTACCCGGCCGCCATGCGCTACGCCGGGCCGCGCGAGGCGATCCTGCACGCCCTGTCCCGGCGCAACTACGGCGTGACGCACTTCATCGTGGGCCGCGACCACGCGGGGGTGGGCAGCTACTACGGCACGTACGACGCGCAGGAGATCTTCAGCGCGTACACGCCCGAGGAACTGGGCGTGCAGATCCTGAAGTTCGAGCACACCTTCTACTGCAACTCCTGCGGGCAGCTCGTCAGCCCCCGCACCTGCCCGCACGACAGCTCGCACCACCTCGTGCTGAGCGGCACGAAGGTGCGCGAGAAGCTGCGCGCCGGGGAGAACCTGCCCGCCGAGTTCACCCGGCCCGAGGTGGCCGAGGTGCTGCGCGCTGCGTACACCCAGCCGGTCTGA
- a CDS encoding nitrite/sulfite reductase, giving the protein MSDIEALKKAVPPFQIFDLIPQYAEQGFIDPERIDLLKWAGVYPQRPQEDGFLMMRVRVPAAEFSSATMREVANIAEEYGRGFLDVTDRQAFQFHWLTIQDIPRIFERLEPLGLHPKGACGDTVRAVIASPLAGLDAREIIDVRPLAHAMEGTLTGNPDFQDLPRKFKMSITAVPELEGIHMINDIGFLAHRVNGEVGFDVWVGGGLGAVAHLSKRLGVFIRPEEVVEVGQAITAAYRDHGYRQNRKKSRLKFLIKDLGVEKFREIVENDYLGRRLQDGPAAPVARFGGNDVLGVNPQADGLNYVVVATTVGRIDPTKARALADLADRYGKGVLRTTAFQNMVIPHVATEDVEALSAELAAINLAPKATIRGTTIACTGNQFCRLALTETKARTAALVDHLEPLTLAMDVPFTINLTGCSNACTRYQVADLGFMGANKTDKDGTVHEVYNVHLAGSIGQAQRTGTKLKGAVPAEQLNAYAAAVLADFQANKHAGESFVEYADRVGAEQFTPDAVLGGREAVTA; this is encoded by the coding sequence ATGAGTGACATCGAAGCCCTGAAGAAAGCCGTACCGCCCTTCCAGATTTTCGACCTGATCCCCCAGTACGCCGAGCAGGGATTCATCGACCCCGAGCGCATCGACCTGCTCAAGTGGGCCGGGGTGTACCCGCAGCGCCCGCAGGAGGACGGCTTCCTGATGATGCGCGTGCGCGTCCCCGCCGCCGAGTTCTCCAGCGCGACCATGCGCGAGGTGGCGAACATCGCCGAGGAGTACGGCCGGGGCTTCCTGGACGTCACCGACCGGCAGGCGTTCCAGTTCCACTGGCTGACCATTCAGGACATCCCCCGCATCTTCGAGCGGCTGGAACCGCTGGGCCTGCACCCCAAGGGTGCCTGCGGCGACACCGTGCGCGCCGTGATCGCCAGCCCCCTGGCGGGTCTGGACGCCCGCGAGATCATCGACGTGCGCCCCCTGGCCCACGCCATGGAAGGCACCCTGACCGGCAACCCTGATTTCCAGGACCTGCCGCGCAAGTTCAAGATGAGCATCACGGCGGTGCCGGAGCTGGAAGGCATCCACATGATCAACGACATCGGCTTCCTGGCGCACCGCGTGAACGGTGAGGTCGGCTTCGACGTGTGGGTGGGCGGCGGCCTGGGCGCCGTGGCGCACCTGTCCAAGCGCCTAGGCGTGTTCATCCGCCCCGAGGAGGTCGTGGAGGTCGGGCAGGCCATCACCGCCGCGTACCGCGACCACGGTTACCGCCAGAACCGCAAGAAGAGCCGCCTGAAGTTCCTGATCAAGGACCTGGGCGTCGAGAAGTTCCGCGAGATCGTCGAGAACGACTACCTGGGCCGCAGGTTGCAGGACGGCCCCGCCGCGCCCGTCGCGCGGTTCGGCGGGAACGACGTCCTGGGCGTGAACCCCCAGGCGGACGGCCTGAACTACGTGGTCGTGGCGACCACCGTGGGCCGCATCGACCCCACCAAGGCCCGCGCCCTGGCCGATCTGGCCGACCGCTACGGCAAGGGCGTGCTGCGCACCACCGCGTTCCAGAACATGGTGATCCCCCACGTCGCCACGGAGGACGTCGAGGCCCTGAGCGCCGAACTGGCCGCGATCAACCTCGCGCCGAAGGCGACCATCCGCGGCACGACCATCGCCTGCACCGGCAACCAGTTCTGCCGCCTCGCGCTGACCGAGACGAAGGCCCGCACCGCCGCGCTGGTCGATCACCTCGAACCCCTGACGCTGGCGATGGACGTGCCGTTCACGATCAACCTGACCGGGTGCAGCAACGCCTGCACGCGCTATCAGGTGGCCGACCTGGGCTTCATGGGTGCGAATAAAACCGACAAGGACGGCACCGTGCACGAGGTGTACAACGTGCACCTGGCCGGGAGCATCGGGCAGGCGCAGCGCACCGGCACCAAACTGAAGGGCGCGGTGCCCGCCGAGCAGCTGAACGCGTACGCGGCAGCGGTGCTGGCGGACTTCCAGGCGAACAAGCACGCCGGGGAGAGCTTCGTGGAGTACGCCGACCGCGTGGGCGCCGAGCAGTTCACGCCGGACGCCGTGCTGGGCGGGCGTGAGGCGGTGACCGCGTGA
- a CDS encoding ABC transporter ATP-binding protein, with amino-acid sequence MTTTMNRAAAAPRTAERGGAPLTLDGVTYHYQGRRGQGAGVGPLTLDVPGGEFLCVVGPSGSGKSTLLSLLAGFLKPQRGQISLGGEVVRGPHPRLTLVQQEAALFPWLTVAGNVAFGLRGVPRAERDARVQDALRQVGLDGYGPRRPHELSGGQRQRVALARALVTRPGLLLLDEPFSALDHATRTTLADELLTLWRQSGVTVVFVTHQLEEALHLGQRVVALRGGQVALDAPAAQTSVDDLKRLLGE; translated from the coding sequence ATGACCACCACCATGAACCGCGCCGCTGCCGCCCCCCGCACCGCCGAACGTGGCGGCGCGCCCCTGACCCTGGACGGCGTGACGTACCACTACCAGGGCCGCCGTGGGCAAGGGGCGGGCGTCGGCCCCCTGACCCTCGACGTGCCGGGCGGGGAGTTCCTGTGCGTCGTCGGGCCGTCCGGCAGCGGCAAGAGCACCCTGCTGAGCCTCCTGGCCGGGTTTCTGAAACCCCAGCGCGGCCAGATCAGCCTGGGTGGCGAGGTCGTGCGCGGCCCGCACCCACGCCTGACCCTGGTGCAGCAGGAGGCCGCGCTGTTCCCCTGGCTGACCGTGGCCGGGAACGTCGCCTTCGGCCTGCGTGGCGTGCCCCGCGCCGAACGCGACGCGCGCGTGCAGGACGCCCTGCGGCAGGTGGGCCTGGACGGGTACGGCCCGCGCCGCCCGCACGAACTCAGCGGCGGGCAGCGCCAGCGCGTCGCCCTGGCCCGCGCCCTGGTCACCCGCCCGGGCCTGCTGCTGCTCGACGAGCCCTTCAGCGCCCTGGACCACGCGACCCGCACCACCCTGGCCGACGAACTGCTGACCCTCTGGCGGCAGTCGGGCGTGACCGTCGTGTTCGTCACGCACCAGCTGGAAGAAGCCCTGCACTTGGGCCAGCGGGTCGTGGCCCTGCGCGGCGGTCAGGTGGCGCTGGACGCCCCCGCCGCGCAGACGAGCGTGGATGACCTCAAACGCCTGCTGGGTGAATGA
- a CDS encoding DUF4395 domain-containing protein: MIAPAPTRQPARTDLSALKFNQVTVVFVTLLAVILTVPALTLVLGAAMLIGAVTPDLSPMRAAYRLLGPALGLKPEIVEEDPRAHHFAQGVGGSFLLASATFTLAGLPIVGAVLGVIVIALAVLNLSQKICVGCVMYFQYRRLRYQLLKR; this comes from the coding sequence ATGATTGCCCCGGCCCCCACCCGCCAGCCCGCGCGCACGGACCTGAGTGCGCTGAAGTTCAATCAGGTCACGGTGGTGTTCGTGACGCTGCTGGCCGTGATCCTGACCGTCCCGGCCCTGACGCTCGTGCTGGGCGCGGCCATGCTGATCGGGGCCGTCACGCCCGACCTCTCCCCCATGCGCGCCGCGTACCGCCTGCTGGGGCCCGCCCTGGGCCTCAAGCCCGAGATCGTCGAGGAGGACCCCCGCGCGCACCACTTCGCGCAGGGCGTGGGCGGCAGCTTCCTGCTGGCCTCCGCGACCTTTACACTGGCGGGTCTCCCCATCGTCGGGGCGGTGCTGGGCGTGATCGTGATCGCCCTGGCCGTTCTGAACCTCTCCCAGAAGATCTGCGTGGGGTGCGTGATGTACTTCCAGTACCGCCGCCTCCGCTACCAGCTCCTCAAGCGCTAA
- a CDS encoding sporulation protein, with amino-acid sequence MGFLKKMMAAIGVGGARVDAQVHTPAVRIGDSVTGVLVVQGGNLDQRIERVNLGLATRYRSDDSYVSHQLSKFQVIPTFELRAGERREFPFSIPVEPGTPLSLPGTQLWLATDMDIAGAVDPGDQDHLQILPSREMEVLFQGAQRLGFQLSGSEIEYHHGRVVQEISFRPPHGQYRIAEIEMMLFPQAGGLDVILEVDRRATGVASLFTSEFEQRGRWHLSAATLGAGPDAVARELEARIRALL; translated from the coding sequence ATGGGATTCCTCAAGAAGATGATGGCTGCCATCGGCGTGGGCGGCGCGCGTGTCGACGCCCAGGTCCACACCCCCGCCGTGCGGATCGGCGACAGCGTCACCGGCGTGCTGGTCGTGCAGGGCGGGAACCTTGACCAGCGCATCGAACGCGTGAACCTCGGGCTCGCCACCCGCTACAGGAGTGACGACAGCTACGTCTCGCACCAGCTGAGCAAATTCCAGGTCATTCCCACCTTCGAGCTGCGCGCCGGGGAACGCCGCGAATTCCCCTTCAGTATCCCCGTCGAGCCCGGCACGCCCCTGTCGCTGCCCGGCACGCAGCTGTGGCTGGCCACCGACATGGACATCGCGGGCGCCGTGGACCCCGGTGACCAGGACCACCTCCAGATCCTCCCCAGCCGCGAGATGGAGGTGCTGTTCCAGGGCGCGCAGCGCCTGGGCTTCCAGCTCAGCGGCAGCGAGATCGAGTACCACCACGGCCGCGTCGTGCAGGAGATCAGCTTCCGCCCCCCGCACGGCCAGTACCGTATCGCCGAGATCGAGATGATGCTCTTCCCGCAGGCAGGCGGCCTGGACGTCATCCTGGAGGTGGACCGCCGCGCCACGGGCGTCGCCAGCCTGTTCACCAGCGAGTTCGAGCAGCGCGGCCGCTGGCACCTGAGCGCCGCCACGCTGGGCGCCGGACCGGACGCCGTCGCCCGTGAACTCGAGGCCCGCATCCGCGCGCTGCTGTAA
- a CDS encoding TetR/AcrR family transcriptional regulator — MDSTSLRERQKERRRARIYNVAIDLFKRGGFQTTTATDIARASNVSRGTFFNYYPYKEAVLLDYGSEVMNRLRDHAESRLHDGTPPLTVLYEVWDRLADENTRERDLFPPLAYEVMNPNPERARTAYQALPLSKVIELILRPMHQAGMMRTDLSLQRISNLIADTYLMVALRWSAYGTERPLQEEMRLALNLLLEGAVKRDAR, encoded by the coding sequence ATGGATTCAACCTCGCTGCGCGAACGCCAGAAGGAGCGCCGCCGCGCCCGCATCTACAACGTCGCCATTGACCTGTTCAAACGCGGCGGGTTCCAGACGACCACCGCGACCGACATCGCCCGGGCCAGCAACGTCTCGCGCGGCACGTTCTTCAACTACTACCCGTACAAGGAAGCGGTGCTGCTCGACTACGGCAGCGAGGTCATGAACCGCCTGCGCGACCACGCCGAGTCCCGCCTGCACGACGGCACGCCGCCCCTGACGGTGCTGTACGAGGTCTGGGACCGCCTCGCCGACGAGAACACCCGCGAGCGCGATCTCTTCCCCCCGCTGGCGTACGAGGTCATGAATCCCAACCCCGAGCGGGCCCGCACCGCGTACCAGGCGCTGCCGCTGAGCAAGGTGATCGAGCTGATCCTGCGCCCCATGCATCAGGCGGGCATGATGCGCACCGACCTGTCCCTGCAGCGCATCAGCAACCTGATCGCGGACACGTACCTGATGGTGGCGCTGCGCTGGAGTGCGTACGGCACCGAGCGCCCCCTGCAGGAGGAGATGCGCCTGGCGCTGAACCTGCTGCTGGAGGGGGCCGTCAAGCGCGACGCCCGCTGA